Proteins encoded by one window of Enterococcus faecalis:
- a CDS encoding 2-dehydropantoate 2-reductase: MKIIIAGAGAMGSRFGLMLHQAGNDVIFVDGWPEHIEAIRKNGLVADFNGEVVTAKIPIYPQTEVASIDFTADLVILFTKAMQLEGMLEALEHFLNKNTKVLCLLNGIGHEDIIKKYVPYENILLGNTMWTAGLEGPGKVKLFGNGSIDLQNLGAQSEQAAEAVIKVLNNAGLNARYSENILSSIYKKACVNGTMNGLCTLLDCNMADFGETEQADQIVQQIVNEFLAVAEVEQVTLDKQAVLQQIRSCYNRETIGLHHPSMYQDLITNHRLTEIDYINGAIVRKGKAYGIATPYCQFLTELIHCKENLLHAK, from the coding sequence ATGAAGATTATTATCGCAGGTGCTGGCGCTATGGGCAGTCGCTTTGGACTAATGTTACATCAAGCAGGAAATGACGTTATTTTTGTTGATGGTTGGCCAGAACATATTGAAGCAATAAGAAAAAACGGGTTAGTTGCTGATTTTAATGGCGAAGTGGTGACCGCTAAAATTCCTATTTATCCTCAGACAGAAGTAGCAAGCATCGATTTTACAGCAGACTTAGTTATCCTATTTACAAAAGCAATGCAACTGGAAGGAATGCTTGAAGCATTAGAACATTTCCTTAATAAAAATACGAAAGTTTTATGCTTGTTAAATGGAATTGGTCACGAAGATATTATCAAAAAATACGTGCCTTACGAAAATATTTTATTAGGAAACACAATGTGGACCGCTGGGTTAGAAGGACCTGGCAAAGTAAAATTATTTGGCAATGGTTCGATTGATTTACAAAATTTAGGAGCGCAAAGTGAACAAGCGGCAGAAGCAGTCATTAAGGTATTAAATAACGCTGGCTTAAATGCACGTTATTCTGAGAATATTTTATCATCCATTTATAAGAAGGCTTGCGTAAATGGAACAATGAATGGTTTATGTACTTTGTTGGATTGTAATATGGCAGACTTTGGCGAAACAGAGCAAGCAGATCAAATTGTTCAACAAATAGTTAATGAATTTTTAGCAGTCGCTGAAGTGGAACAAGTTACGTTAGATAAACAAGCAGTTCTTCAACAAATCCGCTCGTGTTATAATCGAGAAACAATTGGTTTGCACCATCCATCGATGTATCAGGACTTAATAACCAATCATCGTTTAACCGAAATTGATTATATCAATGGAGCAATTGTTCGCAAAGGGAAAGCCTATGGGATTGCTACACCGTACTGTCAGTTTTTAACAGAGTTAATTCATTGTAAAGAAAATTTACTTCATGCGAAATAA
- the ylqF gene encoding ribosome biogenesis GTPase YlqF, with product MTIQWFPGHMAKARREVSEKIKYVDIVFELVDARLPLSSRNPMMDQIVQQKPRLVLLNKGDLADNDQNKKWQHYFQKKGYQTLVINAQQNKGINKIVPAAKEALKEKLAREQAKGLKPRAIRAMCIGIPNVGKSTLMNRLVGKKIAQTGNKPGVTKGQQWLRSGSQLELLDTPGILWPKFEDEEIGKKLALTGAIKDQLLHLDDLAIYGLEFFARFYPQRLTERYGLTEEELFLPAPEQLMLISQKRGFRDDYNRASEMIILEIRSGKLGTYTLDRWEELGDE from the coding sequence ATGACCATTCAATGGTTTCCCGGCCATATGGCCAAAGCAAGAAGAGAAGTTTCTGAAAAAATCAAATATGTCGATATTGTATTTGAACTAGTTGATGCGCGGTTACCGCTTTCTTCCCGTAACCCAATGATGGACCAAATTGTCCAACAAAAACCACGATTAGTCCTTTTAAATAAAGGGGACTTAGCAGATAATGACCAAAATAAAAAATGGCAACATTACTTTCAAAAGAAAGGGTACCAAACCCTAGTCATCAATGCCCAACAAAATAAAGGAATCAATAAAATTGTGCCAGCAGCCAAGGAAGCGTTAAAAGAAAAATTGGCTCGTGAACAGGCGAAAGGCTTGAAACCGCGTGCGATTCGCGCCATGTGTATCGGGATCCCCAATGTTGGTAAGTCAACCTTAATGAATCGTTTAGTCGGAAAAAAAATTGCGCAAACTGGGAACAAGCCAGGCGTGACAAAAGGACAACAATGGTTACGCTCTGGTTCCCAATTGGAATTACTGGATACACCAGGAATTCTCTGGCCAAAATTTGAAGATGAGGAAATTGGGAAAAAATTAGCTTTAACTGGCGCTATAAAAGATCAATTATTGCATTTAGATGATTTGGCGATTTATGGATTAGAATTTTTTGCACGTTTTTATCCGCAACGTTTGACGGAACGATATGGTTTAACAGAGGAAGAGCTATTTTTACCTGCCCCAGAACAATTGATGTTAATTAGCCAAAAACGTGGTTTTAGAGATGATTATAATCGAGCCAGCGAAATGATTATTTTAGAAATTCGCAGTGGAAAATTAGGTACGTATACTTTGGACCGCTGGGAAGAACTAGGAGACGAATAA